In Thermomonas paludicola, the following are encoded in one genomic region:
- a CDS encoding DUF4156 domain-containing protein, whose amino-acid sequence MPPSIRLAAALLVLALPACTFVKMAPGAQQVKVLSVAPSGCEKRGEVAVSITHKVGFYERNPTQVRDELETLARNEAPGLGANTISPQDMPHEGSQRWAMWRCN is encoded by the coding sequence ATGCCCCCGTCGATCCGCCTTGCCGCCGCCCTGCTGGTGCTTGCCCTGCCAGCCTGCACCTTCGTCAAGATGGCGCCCGGCGCGCAGCAGGTGAAGGTGCTGTCGGTCGCACCCAGCGGCTGCGAGAAGCGCGGCGAAGTCGCCGTGTCGATCACCCACAAAGTCGGCTTCTACGAGCGCAATCCAACCCAGGTGCGCGACGAGCTGGAAACGCTGGCCCGCAACGAGGCGCCCGGCCTCGGCGCCAACACGATCAGCCCCCAGGACATGCCGCATGAGGGCAGCCAGCGCTGGGCAATGTGGCGCTGCAACTGA
- a CDS encoding TlpA family protein disulfide reductase encodes MRRYLLALVLFAVACAAQAAGPAIGDAAPGALGKGRDGKPVTLEQYRGKIVVVTFWASWCTYCLKELPVLDSLQRHAGNLLQVVAVNVKDTPEDYRVMMRQMKSYALLQSRDADGGIADRYDVKGYPSLWIVDRQGRVAAHHAGYGEGMLDTIIDEINALLRDPVAAAEAAPQH; translated from the coding sequence ATGCGTCGCTACCTGCTTGCCCTTGTGCTTTTTGCGGTTGCCTGTGCCGCCCAAGCCGCCGGCCCGGCCATCGGCGACGCCGCCCCGGGCGCGCTTGGCAAAGGGCGCGACGGCAAGCCGGTCACGCTCGAGCAATACCGTGGCAAGATCGTGGTGGTGACGTTCTGGGCCTCGTGGTGCACCTACTGCTTGAAGGAGTTGCCGGTACTTGACTCATTGCAGCGCCACGCGGGCAACCTGCTGCAGGTCGTTGCGGTCAACGTGAAGGACACGCCCGAGGATTACCGGGTCATGATGCGGCAGATGAAAAGCTACGCGCTGCTGCAAAGCCGCGACGCCGATGGCGGCATCGCTGATCGCTATGACGTGAAAGGCTATCCCAGTCTGTGGATCGTGGACCGCCAGGGCCGCGTGGCCGCGCATCACGCCGGCTATGGTGAAGGAATGCTGGATACCATCATCGACGAGATCAATGCGCTCCTGCGCGACCCCGTTGCCGCCGCTGAAGCGGCGCCGCAACATTGA
- a CDS encoding ECF-type sigma factor has product MTDTGEITVLLEAAREGDRSALDRVLATLYQELHGMARRQLAGQQHGHTLDATALVHEAYLKLIGRGAGSAQFDDRAHFFAYAASAMRSVIVDYARQRLAQKRGGDLHRVTELPENLEGGLRMDEDMLGLDTALTRLAAVDPRLTQVVELRYFAGLSELEIAALMQRSERSVRRDWQKARLFLLASLQEAPPA; this is encoded by the coding sequence ATGACCGATACCGGCGAAATCACCGTCCTGCTGGAAGCCGCGCGCGAAGGCGACCGCAGCGCGCTGGATCGGGTGCTGGCCACGCTCTACCAGGAGCTGCACGGCATGGCCCGGCGCCAGCTGGCGGGGCAGCAGCACGGGCATACGCTGGATGCCACCGCGCTGGTGCACGAGGCCTATCTGAAGCTGATCGGACGCGGCGCCGGCAGCGCGCAGTTCGACGACCGCGCGCACTTCTTCGCCTATGCCGCGTCGGCGATGCGCTCGGTGATCGTGGATTACGCGCGCCAGCGCCTGGCGCAAAAGCGCGGCGGTGACCTGCACCGCGTCACCGAGCTGCCGGAAAACCTGGAAGGCGGGCTGCGCATGGATGAAGACATGCTCGGGCTGGATACCGCACTGACGCGCCTGGCGGCCGTCGATCCGCGCCTGACCCAAGTGGTGGAGCTGCGCTATTTCGCGGGGCTGTCGGAACTGGAAATCGCCGCCCTGATGCAGCGCTCGGAACGCAGCGTGCGCCGCGACTGGCAGAAAGCGCGCCTGTTCCTGCTGGCCTCGCTGCAGGAGGCGCCGCCGGCCTGA
- the mutM gene encoding bifunctional DNA-formamidopyrimidine glycosylase/DNA-(apurinic or apyrimidinic site) lyase — protein sequence MPELPEVETTRRGLAPHVEGRWVTRVVLRRPDLRWPIPPEVQTLLPGQRIACVRRRAKYLLLDTEAGSALLHLGMSGSLRVLPDTTALRAHDHVDIALDAPDGAPARVLRFNDPRRFGCLLWQAPGECHPLLAGLGPEPLSDAFDGEYLYARSRGRGAPVKTFLMDQAVVVGVGNIYAAEALFMAGIAPLRAAGKISRERCVALADAVKRILSHAIQRGGTTLRDFISPDGAPGYFEQELLAYGRGGQPCLRCGRALKQASIGQRASVWCAHCQR from the coding sequence ATGCCTGAGCTTCCCGAAGTCGAGACCACCCGCCGCGGTCTGGCGCCGCATGTCGAAGGGCGTTGGGTGACGCGGGTGGTGCTGCGCCGGCCCGATCTGCGCTGGCCGATCCCGCCGGAAGTGCAGACCCTGCTGCCGGGGCAGCGCATTGCCTGCGTGCGCCGCCGCGCCAAATACCTGTTGCTGGACACCGAGGCCGGCAGCGCGCTGCTGCATCTGGGCATGTCCGGCAGCCTGCGCGTCTTGCCGGACACCACCGCGCTGCGCGCGCACGATCATGTGGACATCGCGCTGGATGCCCCCGATGGCGCACCCGCCCGCGTATTGCGCTTCAACGATCCACGCCGGTTCGGTTGCCTGCTGTGGCAAGCGCCCGGCGAATGCCATCCCCTGCTCGCCGGGCTTGGCCCGGAACCGCTGTCGGACGCATTCGACGGCGAGTATCTGTACGCACGCAGCCGCGGCCGCGGCGCCCCGGTCAAGACTTTCCTGATGGACCAGGCCGTGGTGGTCGGGGTGGGCAACATCTATGCCGCCGAGGCGCTGTTCATGGCCGGCATCGCACCGCTGCGCGCGGCGGGCAAGATCTCGCGCGAACGCTGCGTTGCCCTTGCCGATGCGGTGAAACGCATCCTGTCGCACGCCATCCAGCGCGGCGGGACCACCCTGCGCGACTTCATCAGCCCGGACGGCGCGCCCGGCTATTTCGAACAGGAACTGCTGGCCTACGGCCGCGGCGGGCAACCCTGCCTGCGCTGCGGTCGCGCGCTGAAGCAGGCCAGCATCGGCCAGCGCGCCAGCGTCTGGTGCGCGCACTGCCAGCGCTGA
- a CDS encoding 3-oxoacyl-ACP synthase III translates to MLFQHVAIAGLAHIDAPRRLGSDEINARLKPTLDRLGIKIDVLGDVAGVHARRLWDDNVQASDAATLAGVKALADAGIDPDKVGLLVNTSVSRDYLEPSTASIVSGNLGLPDTCQNFDVANACLAFINGMDIASRMIERGEIDYALVVDGETANLAYEKTLDRMSRIELTEENFRSELATLTLGSGAAAMVLARAELAPGAPRYKGGVTRAATEWNKLCRGNLDGMITDTRTLLVEGIKLATKTFDVAKQKLGWVASELDEFVIHQVSKVHTAAFTKAMGIDPKKVMTIFAEYGNIGPASVPIVLSKLREMGRLKKGSRIALLGIGSGLNCSMAEVEW, encoded by the coding sequence ATGCTGTTCCAACATGTCGCCATTGCCGGCCTGGCCCATATCGACGCCCCGCGTCGCCTGGGCTCGGACGAGATCAACGCCCGCCTGAAGCCGACGCTGGATCGGCTGGGCATCAAGATCGACGTGCTCGGCGACGTCGCCGGCGTGCATGCCCGCCGCCTGTGGGACGACAACGTGCAGGCGTCCGATGCCGCCACCCTGGCCGGCGTGAAGGCGCTGGCCGATGCCGGCATCGATCCGGACAAGGTGGGCCTGCTGGTCAACACCTCGGTCAGCCGCGACTACCTGGAGCCGTCCACCGCCTCCATCGTCAGCGGCAACCTCGGCCTGCCCGACACCTGCCAGAATTTCGATGTCGCCAACGCCTGCCTGGCCTTCATCAACGGCATGGACATCGCCAGCCGCATGATCGAGCGCGGCGAGATCGACTACGCGCTGGTGGTGGATGGCGAGACCGCCAATCTGGCCTACGAGAAAACGCTGGACCGGATGAGCCGCATCGAACTCACCGAAGAGAACTTCCGCAGCGAACTGGCCACCCTGACGCTGGGCTCCGGTGCGGCAGCGATGGTGCTGGCGCGCGCCGAGCTTGCGCCGGGCGCGCCGCGCTACAAGGGCGGCGTCACCCGCGCCGCCACCGAGTGGAACAAGCTCTGCCGCGGCAACCTGGATGGCATGATCACCGACACCCGCACGCTGCTGGTCGAAGGCATCAAGCTGGCCACCAAGACCTTCGATGTCGCCAAACAGAAGCTGGGCTGGGTAGCGAGCGAACTGGATGAATTCGTCATCCATCAGGTCAGCAAAGTGCACACCGCCGCGTTCACCAAGGCGATGGGCATCGATCCGAAGAAAGTCATGACCATCTTTGCCGAATACGGCAACATCGGCCCGGCCTCGGTGCCGATCGTGCTGTCCAAGCTGCGCGAAATGGGCCGCCTGAAGAAGGGCAGCCGCATCGCGTTGCTCGGGATCGGATCGGGCCTGAACTGCTCGATGGCGGAAGTGGAGTGGTAG